The genomic interval ATTCCTGGCTTACACTCAGTCCTGGTTACTACCTCCTCTTCTTACTGGCAGTCTAAATTCTGCTCATCTAtgaagggtggggggtggggtggggggttagGGGCCGTGAGGGGGAGGGGTTCCAGACCGACGAGGAAACAGCTTTCAGtcgctgcactgcaggcatattaaGTTATCCCCCAACTGTGCAGTCTGGAAATCGGGGAGCATTTCTCTGGCAGTGAATTCTAATGAGCTGCTAAAGATGCCAGAGCGTGTGCGCGCACCCGGGCGttttcttctttcccctcccccGCCTCTTCCTTTTCCCAAGCCCCCTCTTctccctatttctcctcctcctcctttatcCCCTCCCTCTGTGTCTCAGTTCTGCAGTAAACGAGGCTGAGGCACATTCCTGCTTTGCAAGGCTTTCTGCTAAGGATGTTCTGTGGCTTTTGTTtggattgcagcatgcagaattaCAGGTAATACTCGGAAATTGAGCTAGATAGATCAATGCCATTGAAATGTTTTCTAAGAGGCAAAATATTACATTggaatcaataaaaaaaattaagttatctTGGCTAATTTTATTAGTGGTAATTAAATGGTATAAGTAGATTCCTTTTCTCCCCTGAAAAgctcaaaagaaaggaaatggggtTAGATTGATCTGACTGGCGATTGATTTTGCTTTATGTTGGTCATGAAAGCCTGCTGTTGCTGCACCTCCTCTGTAAAGTAAGAACCGTTTATGTGGGGGTGCTGCTGAGGGTAGGTGGGAATAGTTGacctgggtggggtgggatggagtgggaggtgggataCCAGCCTGAGCTAGCAGGTTCTTGATTAGGGCATTGGATACAAAATGTAAAAcgctctctccttttcttctgtcAGCTGTTCAGAGGAGACTCATTACAACTCTTGCTGAAGTCCTagccttcctcccttctcttctgcccctgccccccaccctcacTGGCTGAAGACCTTGTACCCAGAGTTTGCCTTACTCCCCTGGTGCTATGTGTATGGTAAACCTGGTACTATGGCCGCATCTGGGACTGGCCAGACAACTGCTGCTGGTTCTCCCTATTCCAAGAAGGATTTAAAGGGGAGTTACACTGCAGGCAATGCACCAGAGCGGCAGCATCGCGAGCTTGGGGACTAAGGCTCCTCGGGCATTATTGCAGACACACAGAGCTGACCGCAATGACAGCAGCTGCTCCTTTGAACTGTTGGCAGCAGCCAAGCGGCAGCATGAAGTGAAAGATCACTCCTGAGCTCAAGATGAACTCTACCTTGGATGGTAATCAGAGCAGCCACTCTTTTTGCCTCTTGGCATTTGGCTACTTGGAAACTGTCAATTTTTGCCTTTTGGAAGTATTGATTATTGTCTTTCTAACTGTGTTGATTATTTCTGGCAACATCATTGTGATTTTTGTATTTCACTGTGCACCTTTGTTGAACCACCATACTACGAGTTACTTTATCCAGACTATGGCATATGCTGACCTCTTAGTTGGGGTAAGCTGCCTGGTCCCTTCTTTATCACTCCTCCACCACCCGCTGCCAGTAGAGGAGTCCTTGACTTGCCAGGTATTTGGTTTTGTAGTATCAGTTCTGAAGAGTGTCTCCATGGCCTCTCTGGCCTGTATCAGCATTGATAGATATATTGCTGTCACTAAACCTTTAACCTATAATACCCTGGTTACGCCCTGGAGGCTACGTCTGTGTATTTTCCTGATTTGGCTATATTCCACCCTGgtcttcctgccttccttcttcCACTGGGGCAAACCTGGATATCATGGAGATGTGTTTCAGTGGTGTGCGGAGTCCTGGCACACCGACCCCTACTTCACCCTGTTCATCGTGATGATGTTGTATGCCCCAGCAGCCCTCATTGTGTGCTTCACCTATTTCAACATCTTCCGCATCTGCCAACAGCACACAAAGGAAATCAACGAAAGGCAAGCCCGCTTCAGCAGCCAGAGTGGGGAGACTGGGGAGGTGCAGGCTTGTTCTGATAAGCGTTATGCCGTGGTCCTGTTCCGAATTACTAGTGTATTTTACATCCTCTGGTTGCCATACATCATCTACTTCTTACTGGAGAGCTCTACTGGCCACAGCAACCGCTTCGCATCCTTCTTGACCACCTGGCTTGCTATTAGTAATAGTTTCTGTAACTGTGTCATTTATAGTCTTTCCAACAGTGTCTTCCAAAGAGGACTAAAGCGCCTATCAGGGGCCATGTGTACTTCTTGTGCAAGTCAGATGGTAGCTAAGGACCCTTACACAGTTCGGAGCAAAGGCCCTCTTAATGGATTTCATGTCTGAAGTGGTTCAAATATTGAGTtgctgtgtgttttgtgtgtgtgtgtgtgtttcctttttatctttttgtatttCTAGTTCTCTGGGAAATATGGgacaaaataatttaataatttgatTCTAAGCAATAGCTAACAAGTGATCCATCCAAAATACCTTGTTAAGTTTgcagaaatgatttttttaaatgcttttgaatGAGAAAAATCAGGACCATGAGGATAAATTGCTGTTTATAATGTCATGGAAGTAACTGTATTTCTCagacataaaaatgaataaagccaTATCTAACACCTCTCCAGCTGGCATGACTGAACCTGGTTGTGAAAAGTGTCAGCATTTTTCAaagtctttgttttcttgttgcttttCTGGGTTCTTTCTAGCTGTTTAGGCTTCATGTACAATTGATTTAACAGGGAATATTAAAATACAGTGATGAATTAACTGTATAGTAATTCAGTGATGAATTCTTCATGTATGTCAAAGTATAACTATGCTGCAGGTTTCCACACTGTCATTCAGAAAGCCGAATGTTTTGTCTTATTCTCTTGAGAAAATTCTCAATGCAGTAAATAATGTGAAAacttaaacattaattttaaatttgtgtgtTCAATCGTGAAGCAAAAGtgcaaattatataatttatataaaaaactaAGATATATTTTGTGCCATCCTTCACTGAGACCTAAAGAGATGTATGTACTGAAAGTGATTGTGTTCTAGTATTTTTGCCCAtgcctttgtgtatgtgtgtgttaagaaTATTTGAATTgagttagatttttcttttatagccAAATGCATTTTAATAACCTGAAAAATAGTTAAATGATAGGCTGATGGCTGCCACTTTTATAATggtgaaaatacattaaaatgtatctttggtttctctgctcTTTTTATCTAGAGACCTTTTGAAATATTAGAATATCAGGAAGAAAAGCGTCCTAAGCAACTTAAGTCAGAAAATACACTATACATTTagctagttctttttttttttttaatagaaggcaTTGATTGAGATGTTCTCTTTGTAATTAAATGGAATCATCTAATCAAGTAGCGACTAATTCTTTTTCAAAGCATTCTTTCAGCTAGTGTTAAGAAATCCATATTTAGTGTTAAGGAATGAGAGAAGAGGTTCTGATTAAATCTCCATTGCTATTctctttctgggaaaaaaaagaaacatcattGGGTTACAGTTCATTTGCTCaaataggctttttttttcccccagccaaAATAGCAAGATCTATAGAATTAGTAATTGAGAGTGCTGTGTATTTGTATGTATAGTGCTGTTTTGTTTCTCAAAGTGATTATGTTTAGAGCAAgaggtttatttttctaaaaggaaagaaggatTTCCCAGCAGCTCCAGGCATAAAGtatttcctctgctttctgctgGTTTTAATGTTTTAGAAGTCTTCAGGGAACTTACATGATCTCTGCCTTTGGCTAGATGTTGTAATAGGAATGTGACAGTGGTGTTCAGTGAGATGGAAGATAGAGGAAAACGAAGGGAAATGGGTTAAAGTGGATTTTTGAGTCCAGGGAAGGACATGGATATTTATAAAACAGGCAGATATGGTTTGGTTTTCCATCATTATGTTAGAAAACCTCTTACCCCCATTTGAAATAAAGGATAGCATTCTTACAATGTTAGATTTTAGAGATTTGATTTTAACCTCAAAATCATTCTacttaagcatttttatttttaagagaacaaGTATTAGCATTAACATTTAAACTTCAGATTCTGAGTTTTTCCCAAAAGCTTGAAAATTTGGttctaaattatttcaaaatttagaaCTCATATTGAAATTGCGAGTTATGTTAACAGTGGCTTTGTTAAGTTGCCATTGAAGTAGAAAACCTTTTCTGTTAGAGTCTGAAAAATAGCTGTATATAATTTCCCTTTATATAAGtggcacagatttttttttttaatttccctttttcaCGTATATATTAAAGAATGTAAACTGTTCAAATTGGCACAGTTTGCTTGTCAGTTTTTAGTTCTGCCAATATGGTAATcataaagattaatttttatgGAAAACTGATGTCAAACCTACTACTCAGTCAGTTAGCATCAGTGTTTAGTTTTGAGAGGACTGAgcccttttaattttttcttgcaaTAGGGTTCTGTCTTAGAGAAAACAGGTTTTTGGTAAAGATTTTGTGGAAATTTTATGGAGATGAGGAAATCTGTTTAATTTTCTGGAAATGGCTAATCACGCTGATATTTTAATGACTGGAAAGGCAACAGTTCTTTTAATAAGAGCTTTTGCtaatagatttttatatttttgcccTACTACCAAATTTAGATGTTGTCACAGGTTCCCCCTCCCCCAGATTAGAACCTCTATCAATGTCTCAGCCTAAAACTAAAGTAGAAATTAAGTAGATAcagtaattttaaagaaaaacaaagcaccaccaccaccaccccacccgcCATGAGGCTTGCTTAATATCAGGTGTCTTTCCAGTTTATCTTGTCATCCATCATTGGACCTTGTAAACGCTAAGGTTTCTTCCAGGTATCAATTCTGTTCTCATATTCATTATCTatactgctttaaaatttttgttttcttgtggtaTGTGCATGCTGGGGAGAAGAGATGTGTCTGGATACAATCATACAGTGTGGGACAGTTTCTGTGTGATACATTTGCAgttcatatgtatttatatataacctTTTCATCCTGGCCTGTTTGTTGCAACATTTAATGATGTTTTGTTTAAATACCAGTCTTAACTGGTTGAGAATGAGAAAAAGTATTAGAGTCAATCACCCTAGGCTTTGGCAAGACAGCCTATTTAACTTTATATGGTATATGACTGATATCGGAGGAAGTGTAAGCTTTTTGTGATCGTGTTGAAATTATTTcataggaaatttaaaaataagactatACTAATTGTATCTGTAATTACTTGTGTTTTTAATAGTGATTTCACTGAAAGTGTGTTTTTTGCTCTTAGAGTGGAAAAGCAATTACAAAAGGACAGTTATTCCACTTTAATGAAAAAATTGTCTTACAGCAGAATggttatttgcatttttcatgGACCAGTTAGTTCTTACCCTAAATCCCATTTTGAAAAGGATTTTCTTTAAGGTTTATTGCTGGCTAAATACTTTCTTGAGCCTTTTAAATGACTTTTCCTTTTTACTTGAATAATGGTCTCAGTATTTTAAGGATTGGGAAAACTTGAATTTTTTTGTACTATTAAATGCATTTACTCTTCACCTCCTTGAACTTGAAAATGAAGCAACAGGGTTATGAGTTCCCAGGTAGTATAGTGATTTCTGGGAGTTTCCTCAGCTTTTCAGGTTTGATTAAAACATTGGCTTTTGATGATGTTGTAGGAATTTTACTGACTTTGTGTTTTTGTATTATAGAAGACTTGTGAAATAAATTATTGACAAACCAGAATTTATTGCTGTATGAGGAGATTTGGGAAAGTTTAAGGATGGGGAGAATCATggaattatgaaaaaatttttaaattttacgaATGACTTCATAAGTCATTTGTGTTGATTTTTGTGTACTTTTTCCATTTCAGGTTaaagttttatattaaatatacatattattaatatattttgcagACCCAAGGAATGTTCTAGACTATAAATGAGTCATTTGGCTTTTCTTCAAAATTTAGGTAATAAGGGAATCATGATATGTAAAATGAACTCTGAACAGAGAATCTGTTACTAATTGACACATTTTGTAAGGGCTAGTGGCTTCTCTAAGCACTTAGTTTCTTCTATTTATAATAATCCTTTCATCCTTCACAGGGTTACCTTGAGGACTGAATTAGATGATGGATGTAAAAGAACTTTGTAATATGTAAAgtgctttgcaaataaaaatgaatactacTATTTATCTGCCATAGTTTTATATCTAAGGAAGTTTTACATACTGGTGTGTTACTACCCCACGTAAGATCTTTGAAAGCCCACATTTAAGTAGAGAGGCATGATAAATTCTCACCTTTCTAAAATGACAGTAGCTTTCAACATAAAATTCAACATAAAACTATTCCATTTACTCCCTTTACTTGTTTCTAAAGTCTCTAAAGCTAGGTTCAGTGTCTCTTCATACCTTTATCCCCCAAATCTAACATGGGGCCTGGCTTAGTGTGGAAGTTTTGTTAAGTTTTACAGAACTAATGAATGACCCTTTCTAATGATCACTTCTCATCATTATAGAGCATAACTTCTTGACATTATAGAGCAGTGATGGTCAAAGGGTATTCCAAAGCCCATTAGCGGTTTTTCATATGGTCAAGGCCATTCTAGACTCTAAATAGTAAACGTCTCTCTTTGTACCAAGAACTAGCGCGGGAATGTGTGTGATTTATATGCTAGGTAACTTTACTCCTGGAAATTCAGTAGTCTTGGCCAACGGACCTTTTGTTATTGttacttagttgctaagttgtgtctgactctcttaggaccccatagactgtagcccaccaccagactcctgtgtccatgggatttcccaagcaagaatactggagtgggttgccatttccttctccagaggatctttctgacccagggatcatatccacatctcatgcactggcaggcagattctttaccactgagccactagggaagccccagggaattTAACTGTCAGACTGCCAGTTTCTCACAGTATGTACAAGATTTTGGCTTTAGATCAACATAAGGTATGCTGTAAAAATCAGCCACAATGAAAGAAGCACAATAGAATAGGACAGCTTGGTGAAAGAAATTGTTCTGGTTCTTtggttttggtctttttttttctcttagtcttTACCACttttccatctttccttcctttcttctcttaacACAGCTGGTCATGTATTCAGACTGAAGTGCTTATGggactgctgttgttgttgtccagtcgttgagtcgtgtccaactctttgtgacgcatggactgcagcacaaaggctcctctgtcctccactgtctcccagagtttacccaacttcatgtccattcagtcggtgacgCTATTTAAGCATCCTGTCCTCTGCCAcctcattctccttttgcctttaatctttcccagcatcagggtcttttccaatgagttggctctttgcatcaggtggccaaaaagtattggagctttagcatcagcatcagtccctccagttaatattcagggttgatttcctttaggattgactagtttgatctctttgcagtccaaaggactctgaagagtcttctccagcaccagagcctcagttttttggcacttagccttttttatggtccagctctcatgtctttacatgattattggaaaaaccatagctttgactatatggatctttgttgacaaagtgatgtatctgctttttaatatgctgtctaggtttatcacagcttttcttccaagaagcgagcgtctattaatttcatgactgcagtcactgtctgcagtgattttggagcccaggtaaagaaaatctgtcactgcttccaatttttcttctatttgccacgaagtaatgggactggatgtcatgatcttaatttttttaacgttgagtttcaagccaactttttcactctcttctttcatccttatcaagaggctctttagttccttttcactttctgccattaaagtggtatcatctgcatatctgaggttgttgatatttctcccagcaatcctgatcccaacttgtgattcatcagcctggcgtttcacatgatgtactctgcatagacgttaaataagcaaggtgacagtatacagctttgtcGTTCTCCTTTCCCAGTGTCAAAGGagcccattgttccatatctggtttcaactgttgcttcttgattcccatacaggcttctcaagagacaggtaaggtggtctgttactcctgtctttttaagaattttccagtttgttgtgatccataccgTCAAAGGCTTCcacgtagtcagtgaagcagaagtagattctggattctggaattcccttgtcttctccatgatccaacaaatgttggcattttgatctttgattcctctgccttttttaaacccagcttgaacatctgaaagttcttagttcacatacgGCTGAAGCTTTGCTGGAGGGATTTTGACCATAACCTTGGTAGGTAACTTgcaaaatgaatgcaattgtgtgatagtttgaagcTTCTTTGATACTGCTCTTTTTTGAGATTGAAACGAaaatgaccttttcaagtcctgtggccactgttgagttttccagtttgttgacatattgagtgcagcactttcacagcatcatcttttaggatttgaaatagctcagctgaaattccatcacctcttctagctttgttcggagtaatgcttcctaaggcccactagactttgtactccagcatgtctggctctaggtgagtgatcacaccattgtggttatctgagtaattaagaccttttttgtgcagttcttctgtggcattcttgccacctcttcttaatctcttctgcttctggtaggtacttagccatttctgtcttttattgtgcccatccttgcatgacatcttcaattttctttaagGGATctcttagtctttcccattctactgtttttctctatttgcattgttcatttaagaaggccttcttatctcttcttgctgttctctggaattcTACATTCAGTTGGAtaaatctttctgtttctttcttgcctttcacttctcttccttcctcagctattttgtaaagcctcctcagacaatcactttgccttcttgtatttctttttctttggaataattttggtcactgcctcctgtatagtgTTAGGAACCTCTGTctgtaattcttcaggcactctgtctaccagatctcaCCCCTTGAGtctatttatcacctccactgtataatcataagggatttgatttaggtcataactgaatggcccagtggttttcccttctttcttcactttaagcctgaattttgcagtaaggagctcagtcagctcccggtcttgtttttgctgactgtatagagcttgatCAtctacaaagaacataatcaatctgatttcagtattgactatctagtgatatccatgtgttaagttgtctcttgggttgttggaaaaaggTGGTGTTttgacaaaactgttagcctttgcccggcTCCATTTTGTAATCTAAGGCCAAACTTGT from Budorcas taxicolor isolate Tak-1 chromosome 11, Takin1.1, whole genome shotgun sequence carries:
- the GPR21 gene encoding probable G-protein coupled receptor 21, encoding MNSTLDGNQSSHSFCLLAFGYLETVNFCLLEVLIIVFLTVLIISGNIIVIFVFHCAPLLNHHTTSYFIQTMAYADLLVGVSCLVPSLSLLHHPLPVEESLTCQVFGFVVSVLKSVSMASLACISIDRYIAVTKPLTYNTLVTPWRLRLCIFLIWLYSTLVFLPSFFHWGKPGYHGDVFQWCAESWHTDPYFTLFIVMMLYAPAALIVCFTYFNIFRICQQHTKEINERQARFSSQSGETGEVQACSDKRYAVVLFRITSVFYILWLPYIIYFLLESSTGHSNRFASFLTTWLAISNSFCNCVIYSLSNSVFQRGLKRLSGAMCTSCASQMVAKDPYTVRSKGPLNGFHV